In bacterium, the following proteins share a genomic window:
- a CDS encoding prolyl oligopeptidase family serine peptidase: MLKLEYKELIVILSLLCGCSSGAGDKPAAPVSAADSTAGSQAPSWPAEVQEVAITSSLDGTAQPAMFWTPEGAGPHPLLVALHTWSGDYRQAESINYWEGCRERGWVFIHPNFRGPNVQPEACGSEAVVQDVLDAVEYAKANTQVDSRRIYLVGCSGGGYLTLLMAGRSRSTWTAASAWVPISELAAWQAQCSAPGNPNQGYAGNLVAVCGGAPGSSAAVDSQYARRSALTWLAQAAALPLDINAGIHDGHSGSVPVSHSLRAFNLLARVNGAPEKYLTDSQIDSVVANQSLPPELTGQAEPDSLYAEKTVLFRRSAGPARVTLFEGGHEIVYRAALAWLARWSK; the protein is encoded by the coding sequence ATGCTCAAACTTGAGTACAAGGAGTTGATTGTGATTCTGTCACTGCTGTGCGGCTGCTCCTCCGGCGCCGGTGACAAGCCCGCCGCACCGGTCAGCGCCGCCGATTCGACAGCCGGAAGTCAGGCCCCGTCCTGGCCGGCCGAGGTGCAGGAAGTGGCGATCACGAGCAGCCTGGACGGGACCGCGCAGCCGGCTATGTTCTGGACGCCGGAGGGCGCCGGGCCGCACCCGCTGCTGGTGGCCCTTCACACCTGGAGCGGCGACTACCGTCAGGCCGAAAGCATCAATTACTGGGAGGGTTGCCGCGAGCGGGGCTGGGTCTTCATCCACCCCAATTTCCGCGGCCCCAACGTGCAGCCCGAGGCCTGCGGCAGCGAGGCCGTGGTGCAGGATGTCCTGGACGCGGTGGAGTACGCCAAGGCCAACACCCAGGTGGACAGCCGCCGGATTTACCTGGTCGGCTGCTCCGGCGGGGGCTACCTCACCCTGCTGATGGCCGGCCGCAGCCGGTCCACCTGGACCGCGGCCTCGGCCTGGGTGCCGATCAGCGAGTTGGCCGCCTGGCAGGCCCAGTGCTCCGCGCCCGGCAACCCGAACCAGGGCTACGCCGGGAACCTCGTCGCGGTCTGCGGCGGAGCGCCCGGCTCCTCGGCCGCTGTGGACAGCCAGTACGCGCGGCGCTCAGCTCTCACCTGGCTCGCTCAGGCCGCCGCTCTGCCGCTGGATATCAACGCCGGCATACATGACGGGCACAGCGGGTCGGTGCCTGTAAGCCACAGCCTGCGCGCATTCAACCTTCTGGCCCGGGTGAACGGCGCTCCCGAGAAATACCTGACCGATTCGCAGATCGACTCTGTCGTGGCGAACCAGAGCCTGCCGCCCGAGCTGACTGGGCAGGCCGAGCCGGACAGCCTCTATGCAGAAAAGACAGTCCTGTTCCGGCGCAGCGCCGGCCCGGCCCGGGTGACCCTGTTCGAGGGCGGCCACGAGATAGTCTACCGTGCGGCCCTGGCCTGGCTGGCGCGCTGGAGCAAGTGA
- a CDS encoding carboxypeptidase M32, which translates to MADKDNNYDKLLEIVREASLLDSISCLLEWDQETGMPRQGAQHRAEQLALTARLSHERLTAHETGDLLAACESAAAGDDPLSDRAVNLREIRLRFERRRRLPKRLVEELARVTALAHADWVEARRSGDFGRFAPHLERILALKREQAACYGSGESPYTALLQDYEPGESEANLERVFSALAQSLPPLVARIEEAGDRAGAELPEADFPLERQRVFGEMAAAAMGFDFSAGRLDEVVHPFCTTIGPGDVRITTRFERDNFAPAFFGILHEAGHGLYEQGLEREHWGAPRGEAVSLAIHESQSRMWENIVGRSRAFWTHFLPKAKGVFHGSLEGMELDMFLRAVNRVRRSFIRVEADEVSYNLHIVLRFELERALVRGDLSVADLPAAWNARFRELLGLSVSSHSEGCLQDTHWASGLIGYFPTYCLGNLYAAQFYAAAERELPGLERRLGAGDFGPLRDWLHRKVHSQGMRHRAPELVRVVTGAPLGPEPFFAYLSRKYGELFNLDL; encoded by the coding sequence ATGGCAGATAAAGACAACAATTACGACAAGCTGCTGGAAATTGTCCGTGAGGCCTCGCTGCTGGATTCGATCAGCTGCCTGCTGGAATGGGACCAGGAGACCGGCATGCCGCGCCAGGGTGCACAGCACCGGGCCGAGCAGCTCGCCCTGACCGCGCGCCTGTCGCACGAGCGCCTGACCGCCCATGAGACCGGCGACCTTCTGGCCGCCTGCGAGTCGGCTGCGGCGGGTGATGACCCGCTTTCGGACCGGGCGGTCAACCTGCGGGAGATTCGCCTGCGTTTCGAGCGCCGCCGACGGCTGCCCAAGCGCCTGGTCGAGGAGTTGGCCCGTGTGACCGCGCTGGCCCACGCCGACTGGGTCGAGGCCCGCCGCAGCGGCGATTTCGGGCGTTTCGCCCCGCACCTGGAGCGGATCTTGGCCCTGAAGCGCGAGCAGGCCGCCTGCTACGGCTCGGGGGAATCGCCCTACACGGCCCTGCTGCAGGACTACGAGCCGGGCGAGAGCGAGGCCAACCTGGAGCGCGTGTTCTCAGCCCTGGCGCAAAGTTTGCCCCCGTTGGTCGCGCGGATAGAGGAGGCCGGCGACAGAGCGGGCGCCGAGCTTCCGGAGGCGGATTTCCCGCTGGAGCGCCAGCGCGTGTTCGGCGAAATGGCGGCCGCGGCCATGGGCTTCGATTTCTCCGCCGGGCGTCTGGATGAGGTGGTGCACCCGTTCTGCACCACGATCGGCCCGGGAGATGTGCGGATCACCACGCGCTTCGAGCGGGACAATTTCGCCCCGGCCTTTTTCGGCATCCTGCACGAGGCCGGGCACGGCCTGTACGAGCAGGGTCTGGAGCGTGAGCATTGGGGCGCTCCGCGCGGCGAGGCGGTCTCCCTTGCCATCCACGAGTCGCAGTCGCGGATGTGGGAAAATATTGTCGGGCGCTCGCGGGCTTTCTGGACCCATTTCCTGCCCAAGGCCAAGGGGGTGTTCCACGGCAGCCTGGAGGGAATGGAGCTTGACATGTTCCTGCGCGCGGTCAACCGGGTGCGGCGCTCGTTCATCCGGGTGGAGGCGGATGAGGTGAGCTACAACCTGCATATCGTGCTGCGCTTCGAGCTGGAGCGCGCCCTGGTGCGCGGCGACCTCAGCGTGGCCGACCTGCCCGCGGCCTGGAACGCACGCTTCCGTGAGCTGCTGGGCCTGAGCGTGAGTTCCCATTCCGAGGGCTGCCTGCAGGACACCCACTGGGCCAGCGGCCTGATCGGCTATTTCCCCACCTATTGCCTGGGCAACCTCTACGCCGCCCAGTTCTACGCCGCGGCCGAGCGCGAGCTTCCCGGCCTGGAACGCCGGCTTGGCGCCGGGGATTTCGGGCCCCTGCGTGACTGGCTGCACCGGAAAGTCCACAGCCAGGGCATGCGCCACCGCGCCCCCGAGCTGGTGCGGGTGGTGACCGGCGCGCCCCTGGGCCCGGAGCCGTTTTTCGCCTACCTCAGCCGTA
- a CDS encoding DUF4962 domain-containing protein, whose protein sequence is MEHVSAVLIRLVLAASFLALLVCSGCKPGPAGGDGPRLAQGEFKYLGPAPDFDPELLRPAPADGDTVLNDPPGFNWQPEDSARAFVFEVSRDPEFLESDGLLEKARGQGPLVPASPGADPLPAQGGRSWLVAGLPLPLYHPSFGLGPGQWFWRWRCVLPDGSLTPPAAVRRFTVAAEAIEYTVPKISELLARIPAGHPRLLVRAGQLDSIKSLIVSSEPHRRLWERIQRFTDDSLLTRPLMQEPPRFPEGPFNYALWRDYYDQARKMGQTLDFLGFCYLVTGEARYADRAREWLLHLTAWDPDGSSNMEYNDEVAMPILLNGARAWDWIYGSLAPAERDSIRAMLALRADQAYQRWQKRPYHLKPFASHETRLVNYISQAGIVLHGESPEADKWLAYVLPMVTTFYPPWGGRDGGYSEGPSYWMMYFNYMLQSADAIRCATGLDILKKPFYRNNGWFKLYGYPYFGAMLPFGDTGIGSYWPADKLNLYHLATLFDNPYFRWRAEMSRPGELPVNETEVPSGIFSFLWLDEGPGHVAALPPADLPRCWVFRDIGLVAFHQDPADPQEIYFLLKSSPHGAWSHTYADQNSFYIQGFGEALAIQSGYYPHYGHPHHKAWTWQTRAHNSVLVDGEGQTTGRDRAANGKIIEWSFGSGAEGSLDYAAADATPSYAGRLDKFVRRVFYRRPDEFLILDDLQAPKDVRFDWLLHALEKMEIDERARTVTVKKGRARLTVEFLEPQGLTFSQTDQFSESPGPGYPNQWHLTVSTKDKRRAAAFVVRMIVWQAK, encoded by the coding sequence GTGGAGCACGTGTCGGCAGTCCTGATCCGGTTGGTTTTAGCCGCATCCTTCCTGGCTCTGCTGGTTTGCAGCGGCTGTAAACCCGGCCCGGCCGGTGGCGACGGCCCGCGCCTGGCCCAGGGCGAGTTCAAATACCTCGGCCCCGCGCCGGACTTTGATCCCGAGCTGCTGCGCCCGGCCCCGGCGGATGGCGACACCGTGCTGAACGACCCGCCGGGGTTCAACTGGCAGCCCGAGGACAGCGCGCGCGCCTTCGTGTTCGAGGTCTCCCGTGACCCGGAATTCCTGGAGAGCGATGGGCTTCTGGAAAAGGCGCGCGGACAGGGCCCCCTGGTGCCCGCTTCCCCGGGCGCGGACCCGCTCCCGGCCCAGGGCGGCCGCTCCTGGCTCGTGGCCGGGCTGCCGCTGCCGCTCTACCACCCCAGCTTCGGCCTGGGGCCGGGCCAGTGGTTCTGGCGCTGGCGCTGCGTGCTGCCGGACGGCAGCCTGACCCCGCCCGCGGCGGTGCGGCGTTTCACGGTGGCCGCCGAGGCGATCGAGTACACCGTGCCGAAAATCAGTGAGCTTCTGGCCCGCATCCCCGCCGGCCACCCGCGCCTTCTGGTCCGGGCCGGGCAGTTGGACAGTATTAAAAGTTTAATAGTCTCCTCCGAGCCCCACAGGCGTCTCTGGGAGCGCATCCAGCGCTTCACCGACGACTCGCTGCTCACCCGCCCGCTGATGCAGGAGCCGCCCCGTTTCCCCGAGGGGCCGTTCAACTACGCCCTCTGGCGCGATTACTACGACCAGGCGCGCAAGATGGGGCAGACTCTGGATTTCCTGGGGTTCTGCTATCTTGTCACCGGCGAGGCCAGGTACGCCGACCGCGCCCGCGAGTGGCTCCTTCACCTGACCGCCTGGGACCCGGACGGCTCCAGCAACATGGAGTACAACGACGAGGTGGCGATGCCGATCCTGCTGAACGGCGCGCGCGCCTGGGACTGGATCTACGGCAGCCTCGCCCCGGCCGAGCGCGACAGTATCCGCGCGATGCTCGCCCTGCGCGCCGACCAGGCCTACCAGCGCTGGCAGAAACGGCCCTACCACCTGAAACCTTTCGCCAGTCACGAGACCCGGCTGGTCAATTACATCTCGCAGGCGGGCATAGTCCTCCACGGCGAAAGTCCCGAAGCGGACAAGTGGCTGGCCTATGTCCTGCCCATGGTCACCACGTTCTACCCGCCTTGGGGCGGGCGTGACGGCGGCTACTCGGAGGGCCCCAGCTACTGGATGATGTATTTCAACTACATGCTCCAGTCGGCGGACGCAATCCGCTGCGCCACGGGCCTGGATATCCTGAAAAAGCCGTTCTACCGGAACAACGGCTGGTTCAAGCTCTACGGCTACCCGTATTTCGGAGCCATGCTGCCGTTCGGCGACACCGGGATCGGCTCTTACTGGCCGGCGGACAAGCTCAACCTCTACCATCTGGCCACGCTGTTCGACAACCCCTATTTCCGCTGGCGCGCCGAGATGAGCCGGCCCGGGGAACTGCCGGTGAACGAGACCGAGGTCCCGAGCGGGATATTCAGTTTCCTCTGGCTGGATGAGGGCCCCGGCCACGTGGCCGCACTGCCGCCCGCGGACCTGCCGCGCTGCTGGGTGTTCCGTGATATCGGCCTGGTGGCGTTCCACCAGGACCCGGCCGACCCGCAGGAAATCTATTTCCTGCTCAAAAGCTCGCCGCACGGGGCCTGGAGCCACACCTACGCCGACCAGAACTCGTTCTACATCCAAGGGTTCGGCGAGGCGCTGGCTATCCAGAGCGGCTATTATCCTCATTACGGCCACCCGCACCACAAAGCCTGGACCTGGCAGACCCGGGCGCACAACTCGGTGCTGGTGGACGGTGAGGGCCAGACCACGGGCCGTGATCGCGCCGCCAACGGGAAAATAATCGAGTGGTCGTTCGGCTCGGGGGCGGAGGGCTCGCTGGATTACGCGGCCGCGGATGCCACCCCGTCCTACGCCGGCCGTCTGGACAAGTTCGTGCGCCGGGTGTTCTACCGTCGCCCGGACGAGTTCCTGATCCTGGATGACCTCCAGGCGCCCAAAGATGTCCGCTTTGACTGGCTGCTGCACGCCCTGGAGAAAATGGAGATCGACGAGAGGGCCCGCACCGTGACCGTGAAAAAGGGCCGCGCGCGTCTGACCGTGGAATTCCTGGAGCCTCAGGGACTGACTTTCTCGCAGACCGACCAGTTCAGCGAGAGCCCCGGGCCTGGCTACCCCAACCAGTGGCACCTGACTGTCTCGACCAAAGATAAGCGTCGTGCGGCTGCGTTCGTGGTGCGGATGATCGTCTGGCAGGCAAAATAA
- the phrB gene encoding deoxyribodipyrimidine photo-lyase, translated as METERIFRLNHARPGRGPVMYWMSREQRAADNHALAAALELARERRVPCHVAFCLAPAFAGAGLRHYAFMLEGLRRTVEEINEHGLPFHLLEGEPGDEVPRLARELEAGAVLADFDPLRLKRTWQARTAEALAVEFLELDSHNTVPCRFVSGHQEWSAFTLRRKITRCLDSFLHEPPPLTPQNWARPEIPVLDWDSALARLAPDPTVPVLAEPRPGAQAARLCMETFIRERLPRYHLERNDPNAWVQSGLSPYLHFGQLAPLRVALEVSRSSAPAAARDAFLEELIVRRELADNYCHFNPDYDRREGLPDWARRSLDQHRCDDREYLYTPEEFEAARTHDSLWNAAQLQMVKTGRMHGFLRMYWAKKILEWSESPETAQQTAIRLNDRYSLDGRDPNGYVGVAWSVGGLHDRPWGRRPVFGTVRYMSRAGCARKFQVERFVESIYKLV; from the coding sequence ATGGAAACCGAGCGTATTTTCCGCCTGAACCACGCACGGCCCGGACGCGGACCGGTGATGTACTGGATGAGCCGCGAGCAGCGCGCCGCGGATAACCACGCCCTGGCGGCCGCGCTCGAGCTGGCCCGCGAGCGGCGAGTCCCCTGCCACGTAGCTTTCTGCCTGGCGCCCGCGTTCGCCGGGGCGGGCCTGCGGCATTACGCTTTCATGCTGGAGGGCCTGCGCCGCACAGTCGAGGAAATCAATGAGCACGGTTTGCCGTTTCACCTTCTGGAGGGGGAGCCGGGAGACGAGGTGCCGCGCCTGGCGCGCGAGCTGGAGGCCGGCGCCGTGCTCGCCGATTTCGACCCGCTGAGGCTCAAGCGCACCTGGCAGGCCCGTACGGCCGAGGCCCTGGCTGTCGAGTTCCTGGAGCTGGACAGCCACAATACCGTGCCCTGCCGCTTTGTCTCCGGCCACCAGGAGTGGAGCGCGTTCACCCTGCGGCGCAAGATTACCCGCTGCCTGGACAGTTTCCTGCACGAGCCGCCGCCGTTGACCCCGCAGAACTGGGCGCGGCCCGAGATTCCCGTGCTGGACTGGGACTCCGCGCTGGCGAGGCTGGCCCCGGACCCGACAGTTCCAGTGCTGGCTGAACCGCGGCCTGGAGCGCAGGCGGCGCGGCTCTGTATGGAGACATTCATCCGGGAGCGCCTGCCGCGCTACCACCTGGAGCGTAACGACCCGAACGCCTGGGTGCAGTCGGGATTGTCGCCCTACCTGCATTTCGGCCAGCTCGCCCCGCTGCGCGTGGCGCTTGAGGTGAGCCGCTCAAGCGCGCCGGCTGCGGCGAGAGATGCGTTCCTGGAAGAACTTATCGTGCGGCGCGAGCTGGCCGACAACTATTGCCATTTCAACCCGGACTACGACCGCAGGGAGGGCCTTCCCGACTGGGCGCGCCGCAGCCTGGACCAGCACCGGTGCGATGATCGCGAGTACCTCTACACCCCGGAGGAATTCGAGGCCGCCCGGACCCACGACAGCCTGTGGAACGCCGCCCAGCTACAGATGGTAAAAACCGGCCGGATGCACGGGTTCCTGCGCATGTACTGGGCCAAGAAAATCCTGGAGTGGAGCGAAAGCCCGGAGACGGCCCAGCAGACCGCGATCCGGCTCAACGACAGATATTCGCTGGACGGCCGCGACCCGAACGGTTATGTTGGAGTGGCCTGGAGCGTGGGCGGCCTGCATGACCGTCCCTGGGGACGGCGGCCCGTGTTCGGCACTGTGCGCTACATGAGCCGGGCCGGCTGCGCGCGCAAGTTCCAGGTGGAACGGTTCGTGGAAAGTATATATAAGCTTGTATAA
- a CDS encoding cation:proton antiporter: MGAWETLLSLLILFAAALVLGTLAQELRQSSIVGYLAAGMLVGPHALGWVGEAGAVEAIAELGVALLLFSIGLEFSFKRLLALGPVTFVGGTAQVVLTAAAIALVGRWCGLGWPVAVALGAMASLSSTACVVRILIDNAQIDSLWGRGSIGVLLLQDIAVVPLVLLVAALGGQHSPQQSLLLLGRTVLLGAVMFAAFYAAVNYLVPRLLTRESWVRNRELPVLLAMVSATGSAWAAHAAGLSPSFGAFLAGLLLAGSPYAVQIRADISPLRSLLVTLFFAGIGMLVDPAWAVCHPLLILGTAALVLALKPLIVMAVLKTLRYSAGIGLATGLSLAQVGEFSFVLAGIAAAGGLLQPDLFRLVISVTVLTLFVTPYLVQAAPVLCRVVEGFGGQFGRGPQDAGAEGAEGRSATESLAGRIIIIGFGPAGQRVAEGLYARHKDDLLILDLNRRNEKIALSYGLKFMLGDASLREVLEHAHIGQTRAVIVALPDPETCRMIIHLTRTLAPAARIFARARYHVVQWDLLLSGAEAVVSEEDQVGERLAQEVLSALHGQDLPVESG, translated from the coding sequence ATGGGCGCCTGGGAGACACTGCTCAGCCTGTTGATCCTGTTCGCCGCGGCCCTGGTGCTGGGCACCCTGGCCCAGGAACTGCGTCAGAGTTCGATAGTGGGGTACCTGGCCGCCGGGATGCTGGTGGGCCCGCACGCCCTGGGCTGGGTGGGCGAGGCCGGGGCGGTGGAGGCCATCGCCGAGCTGGGCGTGGCCCTGCTGCTGTTTTCCATCGGGCTGGAGTTCTCGTTCAAGCGCCTGCTGGCCCTGGGTCCGGTGACATTCGTCGGCGGGACGGCCCAGGTGGTGCTGACCGCGGCGGCGATAGCCCTGGTGGGACGCTGGTGCGGCCTGGGCTGGCCAGTGGCCGTGGCCCTGGGCGCGATGGCTTCGCTTTCCAGCACGGCCTGCGTGGTGCGCATCCTGATCGACAACGCCCAGATCGACAGCCTGTGGGGGCGCGGCTCGATCGGGGTGCTCCTGCTGCAGGACATAGCCGTGGTGCCGCTGGTGCTGCTGGTGGCGGCCCTGGGCGGGCAGCATTCGCCGCAGCAGTCGCTGCTGCTGCTGGGCCGCACCGTGCTGCTGGGCGCGGTGATGTTCGCTGCGTTCTACGCCGCAGTCAACTATCTGGTCCCGCGCCTCCTGACCCGCGAGAGTTGGGTGCGCAACCGTGAGCTGCCCGTGCTCCTGGCCATGGTCTCGGCCACTGGCTCGGCCTGGGCCGCGCACGCGGCGGGGCTCAGCCCCTCGTTCGGCGCTTTCCTGGCCGGGCTGCTGCTGGCCGGCTCACCTTACGCCGTGCAGATCCGGGCCGATATCAGCCCCTTGCGTTCCCTGCTGGTGACTCTCTTTTTCGCCGGCATCGGCATGCTGGTCGACCCGGCCTGGGCCGTATGTCACCCGCTGCTCATCCTGGGCACGGCGGCCCTGGTGCTGGCACTCAAGCCGCTCATTGTCATGGCTGTGCTCAAGACGCTGCGCTACAGCGCCGGGATCGGCCTGGCGACCGGCCTGTCCCTGGCCCAGGTGGGCGAGTTCTCTTTCGTGCTGGCCGGGATCGCCGCCGCCGGTGGGCTGCTCCAGCCGGACCTGTTCCGACTGGTGATCTCGGTCACAGTGCTGACCCTGTTTGTCACCCCGTACCTCGTGCAGGCCGCCCCGGTGTTATGCCGCGTGGTCGAGGGCTTCGGTGGCCAGTTCGGGCGGGGGCCTCAGGACGCCGGTGCGGAGGGAGCGGAGGGCCGGTCAGCCACGGAATCCCTCGCCGGGCGGATCATCATAATCGGGTTCGGACCGGCCGGACAGCGCGTGGCCGAGGGACTGTACGCCCGTCACAAGGACGACCTCCTGATCCTGGACCTCAACCGTCGCAACGAGAAGATCGCGCTCAGCTACGGCCTCAAGTTCATGCTTGGTGATGCCAGCCTGCGCGAGGTTCTGGAGCATGCCCATATCGGCCAGACCCGGGCTGTGATTGTGGCCCTGCCCGACCCGGAGACCTGCCGGATGATCATCCACCTGACGCGGACCCTGGCTCCCGCGGCCCGGATTTTCGCCCGCGCGCGCTATCATGTGGTCCAGTGGGACCTGCTGCTATCCGGGGCCGAAGCCGTGGTGAGTGAGGAGGACCAGGTGGGCGAGCGCCTGGCCCAGGAGGTTCTGTCCGCTTTGCACGGCCAGGACCTGCCGGTCGAAAGCGGATAG